Proteins co-encoded in one Pseudoliparis swirei isolate HS2019 ecotype Mariana Trench chromosome 7, NWPU_hadal_v1, whole genome shotgun sequence genomic window:
- the rtkna gene encoding rhotekin isoform X3: MNNSKNHTDSDIQKKIDHEIRMRDGACKLLAACSQKDQALEASKSLQTCSTRIMAYMSELQRMKEAQVMQKVTRRSSDAGPMEDRLPCKGKVAISDLRIPLMWKDTEYFKNKGELHRCAVFCLLQLGGEIFDTDMVIVDRTLTDICFDNTIVFNEASPGFELRVELYSCSSEDDYSAGSTPRKLASKLSSSLGRSAGKKLRAAMEPGPWSPVGNGGATPLLLPVPSVPGPKYHLLAHTSLSLSHVQDSFRTHDLTISGSEECSYWLPLYGSVCCRLAAQPHCMTHQMMSGCLKVKQLGGDPQSWTNVYASLKGASLFCYHRQEDVEANVEPAFTIAINKETRIRASEKDPQSKVQNICISNQYGGEEVTHTLATESREDTHHWMEAYWQHFYDMSRWKQCCDDLMKIELPSPRKPAPVALKQGSLYHEMVIESSNDLGSTVSDILARRMQELELRSQLGTSPTWMSLFEENDPNCAGRPRPCASRLSGHSPRPPHRPPRSPASPRRCPQLSLLSSDASLTSDSDSHCSTSPCSRRHGWPEPSSNFPLSSSSPSRPRPRTQSLDAKLSTLRGTLQCPCQHPPSSLLAPFPVSSFSPRSQRSTQTTLSCSSSTSSNSSSNSEGGHSLESSEGAPFSRPSPARRSLRNLKARLDPRNWLQSQV; the protein is encoded by the exons ATGAACAACTCAAAGAATCACACG GACAGCGACATCCAGAAGAAGATCGACCATGAGATCCGGATGCGCGACGGCGCCTGCAAGCTGCTGGCCGCCTGCTCCCAGAAAGACCAGGCGCTGGAGGCGTCCAAGAGCCTGCAGACCTGCAGCACGCGCATCATGGCCTACATGTCGGAGCTGCAGAGGATGAAAGAGGCTCAGGTCATGCAGAAGGTCACGCGGAGGTCGTCGGACGCAGGGCCGATGGAGGACAGACTCCCGTGCAAAGGGAAAGTGGCCATCTCCG ATCTTCGGATCCCTCTCATGTGGAAAGATACGGAGTACTTCAAGAACAAAGGAG AGCTTCATCGGTGTGCCGTGTTCTGCCTGCTGCAGCTGGGAGGGGAGATCTTTGACACCGACATGGTGATAGTGGACCGGACACTCACGGACATTTGCTTTGACAACACCATCGTATT TAATGAAGCCAGCCCAGGTTTCGAGCTGCGCGTTGAGCTGTACAGCTGCAGCTCAGAGGACGACTACTCGGCAGGCAGCACGCCGAGGAAACTAGCCAGTAAACTGAGCTCGTCACTGGGCCGATCGGCTGGGAAGAAGCTCCGGGCGGCCATGGAGCCCGGGCCGTGGAGTCCTGTTGGCAAcgggggggcgactcctcttctACTGCCAGTTCCCTCTGTCCC GGGCCCTAAGTACCACCTCCTGGCTCATACCAGCCTGTCGCTGTCACACGTCCAGGACAGCTTTCGCACACATGACCTCACCATCTCCGGCAGCG AAGAGTGTTCCTATTGGCTGCCGCTCTATGGCTCTGTGTGTTGCCGCCTCGCAGCTCAGCCTCACTGCATGACCCACCAGATGATGAGTGGATGTTTGAAAGTTAAG CAGTTGGGAGGTGACCCTCAGAGTTGGACAAATGTGTACGCCAGTCTAAAAGGAGCCAGCCTGTTCTGCTACCACCGGCAAGAAGATGTGGAGGCTAACGTCGAGCCGGCTTTCACTATTGCCATCAACAAG GAGACCAGAATACGGGCGTCTGAGAAAGACCCTCAAAGTAAAGTTCAGAATATCTGCATCAGCAACCAGTACGGAGGTGAggaggtcacacacactctggcaACAGAAAGCCGTGAAGACACCCACCACTGGATGGAGGCCTATTGGCAGCATTTCTACGACATGA GCCGATGGAAACAGTGCTGTGATGACTTGATGAAAATTGAACTGCCATCACCAAGGAAACCAGCTCCTGTCGCACTAAAGCAGGGCTCACTCTATCACGAAATGG TTATTGAGTCATCCAATGACCTCGGCAGCACCGTGTCCGACATCCTGGCTCGGAGAATGCAGGAGCTGGAGCTCCGCAGCCAGCTGGGAACCTCCCCCACCTGGATGTCTCTGTTTGAGGAGAACGACCCCAATTGCGCTGGCCGCCCCCGTCCCTGTGCTTCTCGCCTTTCTGGCCAcagcccccgcccccctcaTCGCCCGCCCCGGAGTCCTGCGAGCCCTCGCCGCTGCCCACAGCTGAGTCTGCTGTCCTCGGATGCCAGCCTGACCTCCGACAGCGACAGCCACTGCAGCACCAGTCCCTGCTCTCGGCGCCACGGCTGGCCCGAGCCTTCGTCAAACTTCCCTCTCTCGTCCTCTTCCCCTTCCCGCCCGAGGCCACGCACTCAGTCGCTGGATGCCAAGCTCAGCACCCTTCGAGGGACGCTGCAGTGTCCCTGCCAgcatcctccctcctcgctgCTTGCCCCGTTCCCCGTCTCCTCCTTTTCCCCTCGGTCCCAGCGCAGCACACAGACCACGCTCTCTTGCTCCAGCTCCACTTCCAGCAACAGCTCCAGCAACAGCGAGGGCGGCCACAGCCTCGAGTCATCCGAGGGAGCCCCCTTCTCGAGGCCTTCCCCGGCTCGACGCAGCCTCAGGAACCTCAAAGCCAGACTTGATCCTCGCAACTGGCTCCAAAGTCAGGTGTGA
- the rtkna gene encoding rhotekin isoform X5 has protein sequence MFCRNQTTRATVARGSALEMEIRRGKFRRSVFLGTSQDSDIQKKIDHEIRMRDGACKLLAACSQKDQALEASKSLQTCSTRIMAYMSELQRMKEAQVMQKVTRRSSDAGPMEDRLPCKGKVAISDLRIPLMWKDTEYFKNKGELHRCAVFCLLQLGGEIFDTDMVIVDRTLTDICFDNTIVFNEASPGFELRVELYSCSSEDDYSAGSTPRKLASKLSSSLGRSAGKKLRAAMEPGPWSPVGNGGATPLLLPVPSVPGPKYHLLAHTSLSLSHVQDSFRTHDLTISGSEECSYWLPLYGSVCCRLAAQPHCMTHQMMSGCLKVKQLGGDPQSWTNVYASLKGASLFCYHRQEDVEANVEPAFTIAINKETRIRASEKDPQSKVQNICISNQYGGEEVTHTLATESREDTHHWMEAYWQHFYDMSRWKQCCDDLMKIELPSPRKPAPVALKQGSLYHEMAPLATPSSEGLLLQDNAVSAEIRALLSSYYNDSY, from the exons GACAGCGACATCCAGAAGAAGATCGACCATGAGATCCGGATGCGCGACGGCGCCTGCAAGCTGCTGGCCGCCTGCTCCCAGAAAGACCAGGCGCTGGAGGCGTCCAAGAGCCTGCAGACCTGCAGCACGCGCATCATGGCCTACATGTCGGAGCTGCAGAGGATGAAAGAGGCTCAGGTCATGCAGAAGGTCACGCGGAGGTCGTCGGACGCAGGGCCGATGGAGGACAGACTCCCGTGCAAAGGGAAAGTGGCCATCTCCG ATCTTCGGATCCCTCTCATGTGGAAAGATACGGAGTACTTCAAGAACAAAGGAG AGCTTCATCGGTGTGCCGTGTTCTGCCTGCTGCAGCTGGGAGGGGAGATCTTTGACACCGACATGGTGATAGTGGACCGGACACTCACGGACATTTGCTTTGACAACACCATCGTATT TAATGAAGCCAGCCCAGGTTTCGAGCTGCGCGTTGAGCTGTACAGCTGCAGCTCAGAGGACGACTACTCGGCAGGCAGCACGCCGAGGAAACTAGCCAGTAAACTGAGCTCGTCACTGGGCCGATCGGCTGGGAAGAAGCTCCGGGCGGCCATGGAGCCCGGGCCGTGGAGTCCTGTTGGCAAcgggggggcgactcctcttctACTGCCAGTTCCCTCTGTCCC GGGCCCTAAGTACCACCTCCTGGCTCATACCAGCCTGTCGCTGTCACACGTCCAGGACAGCTTTCGCACACATGACCTCACCATCTCCGGCAGCG AAGAGTGTTCCTATTGGCTGCCGCTCTATGGCTCTGTGTGTTGCCGCCTCGCAGCTCAGCCTCACTGCATGACCCACCAGATGATGAGTGGATGTTTGAAAGTTAAG CAGTTGGGAGGTGACCCTCAGAGTTGGACAAATGTGTACGCCAGTCTAAAAGGAGCCAGCCTGTTCTGCTACCACCGGCAAGAAGATGTGGAGGCTAACGTCGAGCCGGCTTTCACTATTGCCATCAACAAG GAGACCAGAATACGGGCGTCTGAGAAAGACCCTCAAAGTAAAGTTCAGAATATCTGCATCAGCAACCAGTACGGAGGTGAggaggtcacacacactctggcaACAGAAAGCCGTGAAGACACCCACCACTGGATGGAGGCCTATTGGCAGCATTTCTACGACATGA GCCGATGGAAACAGTGCTGTGATGACTTGATGAAAATTGAACTGCCATCACCAAGGAAACCAGCTCCTGTCGCACTAAAGCAGGGCTCACTCTATCACGAAATGG CTCCTCTTGCCACGCCCTCCTCTGAGGGGCTCCTGCTGCAGGATAACGCCGTGTCTGCTGAGATTCGCGCTCTGCTTTCGTCTTATTACAACGACAG TTATTGA
- the rtkna gene encoding rhotekin isoform X1: MFCRNQTTRATVARGSALEMEIRRGKFRRSVFLGTSQDSDIQKKIDHEIRMRDGACKLLAACSQKDQALEASKSLQTCSTRIMAYMSELQRMKEAQVMQKVTRRSSDAGPMEDRLPCKGKVAISDLRIPLMWKDTEYFKNKGELHRCAVFCLLQLGGEIFDTDMVIVDRTLTDICFDNTIVFNEASPGFELRVELYSCSSEDDYSAGSTPRKLASKLSSSLGRSAGKKLRAAMEPGPWSPVGNGGATPLLLPVPSVPGPKYHLLAHTSLSLSHVQDSFRTHDLTISGSEECSYWLPLYGSVCCRLAAQPHCMTHQMMSGCLKVKQLGGDPQSWTNVYASLKGASLFCYHRQEDVEANVEPAFTIAINKETRIRASEKDPQSKVQNICISNQYGGEEVTHTLATESREDTHHWMEAYWQHFYDMSRWKQCCDDLMKIELPSPRKPAPVALKQGSLYHEMVIESSNDLGSTVSDILARRMQELELRSQLGTSPTWMSLFEENDPNCAGRPRPCASRLSGHSPRPPHRPPRSPASPRRCPQLSLLSSDASLTSDSDSHCSTSPCSRRHGWPEPSSNFPLSSSSPSRPRPRTQSLDAKLSTLRGTLQCPCQHPPSSLLAPFPVSSFSPRSQRSTQTTLSCSSSTSSNSSSNSEGGHSLESSEGAPFSRPSPARRSLRNLKARLDPRNWLQSQV, translated from the exons GACAGCGACATCCAGAAGAAGATCGACCATGAGATCCGGATGCGCGACGGCGCCTGCAAGCTGCTGGCCGCCTGCTCCCAGAAAGACCAGGCGCTGGAGGCGTCCAAGAGCCTGCAGACCTGCAGCACGCGCATCATGGCCTACATGTCGGAGCTGCAGAGGATGAAAGAGGCTCAGGTCATGCAGAAGGTCACGCGGAGGTCGTCGGACGCAGGGCCGATGGAGGACAGACTCCCGTGCAAAGGGAAAGTGGCCATCTCCG ATCTTCGGATCCCTCTCATGTGGAAAGATACGGAGTACTTCAAGAACAAAGGAG AGCTTCATCGGTGTGCCGTGTTCTGCCTGCTGCAGCTGGGAGGGGAGATCTTTGACACCGACATGGTGATAGTGGACCGGACACTCACGGACATTTGCTTTGACAACACCATCGTATT TAATGAAGCCAGCCCAGGTTTCGAGCTGCGCGTTGAGCTGTACAGCTGCAGCTCAGAGGACGACTACTCGGCAGGCAGCACGCCGAGGAAACTAGCCAGTAAACTGAGCTCGTCACTGGGCCGATCGGCTGGGAAGAAGCTCCGGGCGGCCATGGAGCCCGGGCCGTGGAGTCCTGTTGGCAAcgggggggcgactcctcttctACTGCCAGTTCCCTCTGTCCC GGGCCCTAAGTACCACCTCCTGGCTCATACCAGCCTGTCGCTGTCACACGTCCAGGACAGCTTTCGCACACATGACCTCACCATCTCCGGCAGCG AAGAGTGTTCCTATTGGCTGCCGCTCTATGGCTCTGTGTGTTGCCGCCTCGCAGCTCAGCCTCACTGCATGACCCACCAGATGATGAGTGGATGTTTGAAAGTTAAG CAGTTGGGAGGTGACCCTCAGAGTTGGACAAATGTGTACGCCAGTCTAAAAGGAGCCAGCCTGTTCTGCTACCACCGGCAAGAAGATGTGGAGGCTAACGTCGAGCCGGCTTTCACTATTGCCATCAACAAG GAGACCAGAATACGGGCGTCTGAGAAAGACCCTCAAAGTAAAGTTCAGAATATCTGCATCAGCAACCAGTACGGAGGTGAggaggtcacacacactctggcaACAGAAAGCCGTGAAGACACCCACCACTGGATGGAGGCCTATTGGCAGCATTTCTACGACATGA GCCGATGGAAACAGTGCTGTGATGACTTGATGAAAATTGAACTGCCATCACCAAGGAAACCAGCTCCTGTCGCACTAAAGCAGGGCTCACTCTATCACGAAATGG TTATTGAGTCATCCAATGACCTCGGCAGCACCGTGTCCGACATCCTGGCTCGGAGAATGCAGGAGCTGGAGCTCCGCAGCCAGCTGGGAACCTCCCCCACCTGGATGTCTCTGTTTGAGGAGAACGACCCCAATTGCGCTGGCCGCCCCCGTCCCTGTGCTTCTCGCCTTTCTGGCCAcagcccccgcccccctcaTCGCCCGCCCCGGAGTCCTGCGAGCCCTCGCCGCTGCCCACAGCTGAGTCTGCTGTCCTCGGATGCCAGCCTGACCTCCGACAGCGACAGCCACTGCAGCACCAGTCCCTGCTCTCGGCGCCACGGCTGGCCCGAGCCTTCGTCAAACTTCCCTCTCTCGTCCTCTTCCCCTTCCCGCCCGAGGCCACGCACTCAGTCGCTGGATGCCAAGCTCAGCACCCTTCGAGGGACGCTGCAGTGTCCCTGCCAgcatcctccctcctcgctgCTTGCCCCGTTCCCCGTCTCCTCCTTTTCCCCTCGGTCCCAGCGCAGCACACAGACCACGCTCTCTTGCTCCAGCTCCACTTCCAGCAACAGCTCCAGCAACAGCGAGGGCGGCCACAGCCTCGAGTCATCCGAGGGAGCCCCCTTCTCGAGGCCTTCCCCGGCTCGACGCAGCCTCAGGAACCTCAAAGCCAGACTTGATCCTCGCAACTGGCTCCAAAGTCAGGTGTGA
- the rtkna gene encoding rhotekin isoform X2, producing MPVDKFANMEGKLWILEDLNMMYIRQIALSLQDSDIQKKIDHEIRMRDGACKLLAACSQKDQALEASKSLQTCSTRIMAYMSELQRMKEAQVMQKVTRRSSDAGPMEDRLPCKGKVAISDLRIPLMWKDTEYFKNKGELHRCAVFCLLQLGGEIFDTDMVIVDRTLTDICFDNTIVFNEASPGFELRVELYSCSSEDDYSAGSTPRKLASKLSSSLGRSAGKKLRAAMEPGPWSPVGNGGATPLLLPVPSVPGPKYHLLAHTSLSLSHVQDSFRTHDLTISGSEECSYWLPLYGSVCCRLAAQPHCMTHQMMSGCLKVKQLGGDPQSWTNVYASLKGASLFCYHRQEDVEANVEPAFTIAINKETRIRASEKDPQSKVQNICISNQYGGEEVTHTLATESREDTHHWMEAYWQHFYDMSRWKQCCDDLMKIELPSPRKPAPVALKQGSLYHEMVIESSNDLGSTVSDILARRMQELELRSQLGTSPTWMSLFEENDPNCAGRPRPCASRLSGHSPRPPHRPPRSPASPRRCPQLSLLSSDASLTSDSDSHCSTSPCSRRHGWPEPSSNFPLSSSSPSRPRPRTQSLDAKLSTLRGTLQCPCQHPPSSLLAPFPVSSFSPRSQRSTQTTLSCSSSTSSNSSSNSEGGHSLESSEGAPFSRPSPARRSLRNLKARLDPRNWLQSQV from the exons GACAGCGACATCCAGAAGAAGATCGACCATGAGATCCGGATGCGCGACGGCGCCTGCAAGCTGCTGGCCGCCTGCTCCCAGAAAGACCAGGCGCTGGAGGCGTCCAAGAGCCTGCAGACCTGCAGCACGCGCATCATGGCCTACATGTCGGAGCTGCAGAGGATGAAAGAGGCTCAGGTCATGCAGAAGGTCACGCGGAGGTCGTCGGACGCAGGGCCGATGGAGGACAGACTCCCGTGCAAAGGGAAAGTGGCCATCTCCG ATCTTCGGATCCCTCTCATGTGGAAAGATACGGAGTACTTCAAGAACAAAGGAG AGCTTCATCGGTGTGCCGTGTTCTGCCTGCTGCAGCTGGGAGGGGAGATCTTTGACACCGACATGGTGATAGTGGACCGGACACTCACGGACATTTGCTTTGACAACACCATCGTATT TAATGAAGCCAGCCCAGGTTTCGAGCTGCGCGTTGAGCTGTACAGCTGCAGCTCAGAGGACGACTACTCGGCAGGCAGCACGCCGAGGAAACTAGCCAGTAAACTGAGCTCGTCACTGGGCCGATCGGCTGGGAAGAAGCTCCGGGCGGCCATGGAGCCCGGGCCGTGGAGTCCTGTTGGCAAcgggggggcgactcctcttctACTGCCAGTTCCCTCTGTCCC GGGCCCTAAGTACCACCTCCTGGCTCATACCAGCCTGTCGCTGTCACACGTCCAGGACAGCTTTCGCACACATGACCTCACCATCTCCGGCAGCG AAGAGTGTTCCTATTGGCTGCCGCTCTATGGCTCTGTGTGTTGCCGCCTCGCAGCTCAGCCTCACTGCATGACCCACCAGATGATGAGTGGATGTTTGAAAGTTAAG CAGTTGGGAGGTGACCCTCAGAGTTGGACAAATGTGTACGCCAGTCTAAAAGGAGCCAGCCTGTTCTGCTACCACCGGCAAGAAGATGTGGAGGCTAACGTCGAGCCGGCTTTCACTATTGCCATCAACAAG GAGACCAGAATACGGGCGTCTGAGAAAGACCCTCAAAGTAAAGTTCAGAATATCTGCATCAGCAACCAGTACGGAGGTGAggaggtcacacacactctggcaACAGAAAGCCGTGAAGACACCCACCACTGGATGGAGGCCTATTGGCAGCATTTCTACGACATGA GCCGATGGAAACAGTGCTGTGATGACTTGATGAAAATTGAACTGCCATCACCAAGGAAACCAGCTCCTGTCGCACTAAAGCAGGGCTCACTCTATCACGAAATGG TTATTGAGTCATCCAATGACCTCGGCAGCACCGTGTCCGACATCCTGGCTCGGAGAATGCAGGAGCTGGAGCTCCGCAGCCAGCTGGGAACCTCCCCCACCTGGATGTCTCTGTTTGAGGAGAACGACCCCAATTGCGCTGGCCGCCCCCGTCCCTGTGCTTCTCGCCTTTCTGGCCAcagcccccgcccccctcaTCGCCCGCCCCGGAGTCCTGCGAGCCCTCGCCGCTGCCCACAGCTGAGTCTGCTGTCCTCGGATGCCAGCCTGACCTCCGACAGCGACAGCCACTGCAGCACCAGTCCCTGCTCTCGGCGCCACGGCTGGCCCGAGCCTTCGTCAAACTTCCCTCTCTCGTCCTCTTCCCCTTCCCGCCCGAGGCCACGCACTCAGTCGCTGGATGCCAAGCTCAGCACCCTTCGAGGGACGCTGCAGTGTCCCTGCCAgcatcctccctcctcgctgCTTGCCCCGTTCCCCGTCTCCTCCTTTTCCCCTCGGTCCCAGCGCAGCACACAGACCACGCTCTCTTGCTCCAGCTCCACTTCCAGCAACAGCTCCAGCAACAGCGAGGGCGGCCACAGCCTCGAGTCATCCGAGGGAGCCCCCTTCTCGAGGCCTTCCCCGGCTCGACGCAGCCTCAGGAACCTCAAAGCCAGACTTGATCCTCGCAACTGGCTCCAAAGTCAGGTGTGA
- the rtkna gene encoding rhotekin isoform X4, translated as MRDGACKLLAACSQKDQALEASKSLQTCSTRIMAYMSELQRMKEAQVMQKVTRRSSDAGPMEDRLPCKGKVAISDLRIPLMWKDTEYFKNKGELHRCAVFCLLQLGGEIFDTDMVIVDRTLTDICFDNTIVFNEASPGFELRVELYSCSSEDDYSAGSTPRKLASKLSSSLGRSAGKKLRAAMEPGPWSPVGNGGATPLLLPVPSVPGPKYHLLAHTSLSLSHVQDSFRTHDLTISGSEECSYWLPLYGSVCCRLAAQPHCMTHQMMSGCLKVKQLGGDPQSWTNVYASLKGASLFCYHRQEDVEANVEPAFTIAINKETRIRASEKDPQSKVQNICISNQYGGEEVTHTLATESREDTHHWMEAYWQHFYDMSRWKQCCDDLMKIELPSPRKPAPVALKQGSLYHEMVIESSNDLGSTVSDILARRMQELELRSQLGTSPTWMSLFEENDPNCAGRPRPCASRLSGHSPRPPHRPPRSPASPRRCPQLSLLSSDASLTSDSDSHCSTSPCSRRHGWPEPSSNFPLSSSSPSRPRPRTQSLDAKLSTLRGTLQCPCQHPPSSLLAPFPVSSFSPRSQRSTQTTLSCSSSTSSNSSSNSEGGHSLESSEGAPFSRPSPARRSLRNLKARLDPRNWLQSQV; from the exons ATGCGCGACGGCGCCTGCAAGCTGCTGGCCGCCTGCTCCCAGAAAGACCAGGCGCTGGAGGCGTCCAAGAGCCTGCAGACCTGCAGCACGCGCATCATGGCCTACATGTCGGAGCTGCAGAGGATGAAAGAGGCTCAGGTCATGCAGAAGGTCACGCGGAGGTCGTCGGACGCAGGGCCGATGGAGGACAGACTCCCGTGCAAAGGGAAAGTGGCCATCTCCG ATCTTCGGATCCCTCTCATGTGGAAAGATACGGAGTACTTCAAGAACAAAGGAG AGCTTCATCGGTGTGCCGTGTTCTGCCTGCTGCAGCTGGGAGGGGAGATCTTTGACACCGACATGGTGATAGTGGACCGGACACTCACGGACATTTGCTTTGACAACACCATCGTATT TAATGAAGCCAGCCCAGGTTTCGAGCTGCGCGTTGAGCTGTACAGCTGCAGCTCAGAGGACGACTACTCGGCAGGCAGCACGCCGAGGAAACTAGCCAGTAAACTGAGCTCGTCACTGGGCCGATCGGCTGGGAAGAAGCTCCGGGCGGCCATGGAGCCCGGGCCGTGGAGTCCTGTTGGCAAcgggggggcgactcctcttctACTGCCAGTTCCCTCTGTCCC GGGCCCTAAGTACCACCTCCTGGCTCATACCAGCCTGTCGCTGTCACACGTCCAGGACAGCTTTCGCACACATGACCTCACCATCTCCGGCAGCG AAGAGTGTTCCTATTGGCTGCCGCTCTATGGCTCTGTGTGTTGCCGCCTCGCAGCTCAGCCTCACTGCATGACCCACCAGATGATGAGTGGATGTTTGAAAGTTAAG CAGTTGGGAGGTGACCCTCAGAGTTGGACAAATGTGTACGCCAGTCTAAAAGGAGCCAGCCTGTTCTGCTACCACCGGCAAGAAGATGTGGAGGCTAACGTCGAGCCGGCTTTCACTATTGCCATCAACAAG GAGACCAGAATACGGGCGTCTGAGAAAGACCCTCAAAGTAAAGTTCAGAATATCTGCATCAGCAACCAGTACGGAGGTGAggaggtcacacacactctggcaACAGAAAGCCGTGAAGACACCCACCACTGGATGGAGGCCTATTGGCAGCATTTCTACGACATGA GCCGATGGAAACAGTGCTGTGATGACTTGATGAAAATTGAACTGCCATCACCAAGGAAACCAGCTCCTGTCGCACTAAAGCAGGGCTCACTCTATCACGAAATGG TTATTGAGTCATCCAATGACCTCGGCAGCACCGTGTCCGACATCCTGGCTCGGAGAATGCAGGAGCTGGAGCTCCGCAGCCAGCTGGGAACCTCCCCCACCTGGATGTCTCTGTTTGAGGAGAACGACCCCAATTGCGCTGGCCGCCCCCGTCCCTGTGCTTCTCGCCTTTCTGGCCAcagcccccgcccccctcaTCGCCCGCCCCGGAGTCCTGCGAGCCCTCGCCGCTGCCCACAGCTGAGTCTGCTGTCCTCGGATGCCAGCCTGACCTCCGACAGCGACAGCCACTGCAGCACCAGTCCCTGCTCTCGGCGCCACGGCTGGCCCGAGCCTTCGTCAAACTTCCCTCTCTCGTCCTCTTCCCCTTCCCGCCCGAGGCCACGCACTCAGTCGCTGGATGCCAAGCTCAGCACCCTTCGAGGGACGCTGCAGTGTCCCTGCCAgcatcctccctcctcgctgCTTGCCCCGTTCCCCGTCTCCTCCTTTTCCCCTCGGTCCCAGCGCAGCACACAGACCACGCTCTCTTGCTCCAGCTCCACTTCCAGCAACAGCTCCAGCAACAGCGAGGGCGGCCACAGCCTCGAGTCATCCGAGGGAGCCCCCTTCTCGAGGCCTTCCCCGGCTCGACGCAGCCTCAGGAACCTCAAAGCCAGACTTGATCCTCGCAACTGGCTCCAAAGTCAGGTGTGA
- the mblac2 gene encoding metallo-beta-lactamase domain-containing protein 2, producing MSAADWYAHKSLGEGLFWIQERFYQSENRANIWLLRGSHQDVVIDTGLGLRSLPDYIDEKGLLGKDPQRKNPLLAIATHAHFDHSGGLHQFQQVGVHSAEVDALANGDNFETATWLSDREIVEAPSPGWRARHYKVKAVQATHILQEGDVINLGDRQLTVLHMPGHSRGSICLHDRDNKLLFSGDVVYDGAMIDWLPYSRVSDYISSCERLVGLVDSEQVDQVLPGHYNTFGAKRLHRFASTYISRAGTCPAKFSTFAWGALAGVALRAFNPRCAC from the exons ATGTCTGCAGCCGACTGGTACGCTCACAAATCGCTCGGAGAGGGACTCTTCTGGATCCAGGAGCGATTCTACCAGTCGGAGAACCGCGCCAACATCTGGCTGCTCCGCGGCTCCCACCAGGACGTGGTGATAGACACGGGTCTGGGTCTGAGGAGCTTACCCGACTACATAGACGAGAAGGGCTTGCTCGGCAAAGATCCGCAGAGGAAGAACCCGCTGCTGGCCATCGCCACCCACGCCCACTTCGATCACTCGGGTGGTCTTCATCAATTCCAACAGGTGGGCGTCCACAGCGCCGAGGTCGATGCCTTGGCCAACGGAGACAACTTCGAGACGGCCACCTGGCTCAGCGACAGGGAGATAGTCGAGGCTCCCAGTCCGGGATGGAGGGCTCGGCACTACAAAGTCAAGGCTGTGCAGGCCACACACATCCTGCAGGAGG gtgatgtcatcaacctgGGGGACAGACAGCTGACGGTGCTCCACATGCCCGGCCACTCGCGGGGCAGCATCTGCCTCCACGACCGGGACAATAAGTTGCTCTTCAGTGGAGATGTAGTGTACGACGGTGCCATGATCGACTGGCTGCCCTACAGCCGCGTCAGTGACTACATCAGCAGTTGTGAGCGCCTGGTGGGGCTCGTGGACAGCGAACAG GTTGACCAAGTCCTCCCAGGACACTACAACACCTTTGGTGCCAAGCGGCTTCACCGGTTCGCTTCCACGTACATCAGCAGAGCCGGGACCTGCCCAGCGAAGTTCTCCACGTTTGCCTGGGGCGCTCTGGCCGGCGTGGCGCTGCGGGCGTTCAACCCCCGATGTGCCTGCTAA